A part of Candidatus Hydrogenedens sp. genomic DNA contains:
- a CDS encoding site-specific DNA-methyltransferase — protein MELKKYIFPKNKCVYYNNEMGVLLYQTDCIDFMKSLLDNYPQGIFDMIFADPPYFLSDGGITCHAGKMVTVDKGKWDKSIDINKVHEFNLTWLSLCQRLLKPNGTIWVSGTNHVIYSVGFAMQQLGMKILNDITWEKPNPPPNLSCRYFTHSTETIIWAGKNQKTKHCFNYKKVRELNEGKQMKTVWTIPAPNGNEKEYGKHPTQKPLQLLERIILASTLEGDLVFDPFAGSSTTGISAIKLNRFFVGCELEEEYVNLSIKRLDAFIKYKKSNPDLFEVFT, from the coding sequence ATGGAACTCAAAAAATACATCTTTCCAAAAAATAAGTGTGTATATTACAACAATGAAATGGGCGTTTTATTGTATCAGACAGATTGTATTGATTTTATGAAATCGCTGTTAGATAACTATCCTCAAGGTATTTTTGATATGATTTTTGCAGACCCACCTTATTTCCTTTCTGATGGAGGTATTACCTGTCATGCAGGGAAGATGGTAACAGTAGATAAAGGAAAGTGGGATAAGTCAATAGATATAAATAAAGTTCATGAGTTTAATCTTACATGGCTTTCTTTATGCCAGCGGTTGTTGAAACCGAATGGAACAATATGGGTATCAGGAACAAACCATGTAATATATTCAGTAGGTTTTGCTATGCAACAATTAGGAATGAAAATACTGAATGATATTACATGGGAAAAACCCAATCCACCACCAAACCTTTCGTGTAGGTATTTTACCCATTCTACCGAAACAATTATCTGGGCGGGAAAAAATCAAAAGACGAAACACTGTTTTAATTATAAAAAAGTAAGAGAATTAAACGAAGGAAAACAGATGAAAACAGTATGGACCATTCCCGCACCGAACGGGAATGAAAAGGAATATGGCAAACATCCTACACAGAAACCCCTACAGCTCCTGGAAAGAATTATATTAGCCAGTACATTAGAAGGTGACCTTGTTTTTGACCCATTTGCAGGAAGTTCCACTACAGGTATATCCGCAATTAAATTAAATCGCTTTTTTGTCGGCTGTGAATTAGAAGAGGAATATGTA